GTCGGGGGCTTCCCCCGGTAGAACACCAGCGACCGCTTCATGCCAACCAGCACCGCCTGCGCCTGGCCCTGCCCGCCcttggacgccggcgccggcaccgccacGGCGACGGGTTTCTCCTTGCCAGTGGCCTTCCAGTAACCGGCCCCCGTGGCGCGGTTCGCGCGCCGCCCCTTCACGTACTTGGCCTCCTTGCACGTGAAGAAGTAGCGCTCCTGCTCGCTCCAACCTGCCACCCAATCACCGTTATTAGCGCCAatccgagatccggcagcgaGTCGAGTCAAGCCAAGCGGCATGAGGGGACTCAGCTCTCACCTGGGGGCAGCAGGTCGGAGGGGTCGTGCGCCAGGATGCGGACGTCGGGGATGTCCACGGCGGCCGGGAGCGGGGAGGACagcgcgcgccgccggaggtAGTGAACAACCAGCTCCTCGTCCGTCGGCCGGAACCGGAACCCCGGCGGCAGCCGTGGCTTCGTCACAGTCTCCTTCGCCACCTCCATCTTTGGATGTCCAGCACAGACCGCCTGGGTCAAATCAAATCACGAACTAATCTATTTCGTATCGTTGATCCTTGACGGCGacaaccgccgccaccgccgccgcggcgcgcgcagACGCACACGCACACAAAAGGCGCAATCTTTGCAGCTCGAGTTGGTGGAGTGGCTAATCGAGGAGGAGGCAAGATTTCATTGCCGTGCGGCGCGGGGGAAGAGGTGGGGGGAGGGATGAGGGAGACGACGGGCTTGGATTTATAGTTGGGGAGGAGACGAGTGTGGTGTGGAGTGTGGAATTGGGGGGCAGTGGCGTGAGGGAGACTCAACCGGATGGAGTGGATGGATCCCCGGCCGGCATGGTCTCTCCGGCGCGCCGGTTGGTTTTGGTGGCTTGCACGCTTTCTTCTTGCTCGGTCGCTCTCCTTTTTTCCCCTTCCGGGAAGGTACACTGCTGGTACAGGCCTTTCTTGTGTAGCCGTGCCGGCTCTGCGTCTCTCTGCTGCTGCGGAGGCAGGCGAGACGATGCAAAGGGCGCAGGGCTACAGGTAGGCCTGCCTGCAAAGCCTGGGTGCTACGGTGCAGGCCTACGATGATTCCTGTGTGTGTGGCAGGCAAAGCAGGCTTGGGCTCATATCTTGGGCTTTGAAATGAAACGGTGTTTGACCTGAATTCCAGCTTCCGTTTCCTTAGAACGGGGCCGTAATTTGGAAACGCCACCAGGATGGAAGTTGGTCTACGGAATGGTACTAATGAAATTCAGAGCTCACTCTTGGGCATATACGGATTCTGGATTCAGCAGTACAGTAACTGCTGCCGCAGGGAAGCATCCGTTGTTGTGTGCAATGCTGCAACTAGCATCAGTGGAGCTATTCAGTAAAACTTTTGGAATGCGATGGAGAAACTGGGTCACTTCTTTGCTGCCTGGCAGCCTCCTCTTCAGTTATGCTAAATGGAGAAAGAGGTGAGTGGTTAAAACATAGACAAGGTGCCCTCTCCAAACTTaaggggcgttttcttccactatcttatttttagcacgtgtcacatcgaatatttagatactaattaggagtattaaacgtagactatttacaaaacccattacataagtgaaatctaaacggcgagacgaatctattaagtctaattaatccatcattagcaaatatttactgtagcaacacattgtcaaatcatggactaattaggcttaatagattcgtctcgccgtttagattcgtcttatgtaatgggttttgtaaatagtctacgtttaatatttctaatta
This sequence is a window from Setaria italica strain Yugu1 chromosome III, Setaria_italica_v2.0, whole genome shotgun sequence. Protein-coding genes within it:
- the LOC101754701 gene encoding NAC domain-containing protein 83 — translated: MEVAKETVTKPRLPPGFRFRPTDEELVVHYLRRRALSSPLPAAVDIPDVRILAHDPSDLLPPGWSEQERYFFTCKEAKYVKGRRANRATGAGYWKATGKEKPVAVAVPAPASKGGQGQAQAVLVGMKRSLVFYRGKPPTGSKTDWVMHEYRLAGAGLAPCRRAAVQPDGGDAAAANADVSRPAEGWVLCRVFRKKGSASANAAAAAPASPADEGSDGEAEEGGGRAFIDFFARADARQRQRRASSPVVSSSCLTDASHEQHGREQETTSRGRGGALP